The following coding sequences are from one Lycium ferocissimum isolate CSIRO_LF1 chromosome 3, AGI_CSIRO_Lferr_CH_V1, whole genome shotgun sequence window:
- the LOC132049333 gene encoding proteasome subunit alpha type-3 isoform X1: protein MSSIGTGYDLSVTTFSPDGRVFQIEYAGKAVDNSGTVVGIKCKDGIVLGVEKLIASKMMLPGSNRRIHSVHRHSGMAVAGLAADGRQIVARTKSEATSFESVYGEPIPVKELAERVASYVHLCTLYWWLRPFGCGVILGGYDRDGPQLYMVEPSGVSYRYFGAAIGKGRQAAKTEIEKLKLSEMTCRQGVIEVAKIIYGVHDEAKDKAFELEMSWVCDESNRQHQKVPSDLLEEAKAAAKAALEEMDAD from the exons ATGAGCAGCATTGGAACTGGTTATGACCTGTCAGTTACAACATTCTCGCCTGACGGCAGAGTATTTCAGATCGAATACGCCGGAAAAGCTGTAGACAACAGTGGTACTGTTGTTGGTATCAAATGCAAAGATGGAATCGTATtg GGAGTTGAGAAGCTGATTGCATCAAAAATGATGTTGCCCGGATCTAATCGAAGGATTCACTCCGTTCATCGTCATTCTGGCATG GCTGTTGCAGGGCTGGCTGCAGATGGGAGGCAAATTGTTGCCCGCACAAAATCTGAAGCAACCAGCTTTGAAAG TGTATATGGTGAACCAATTCCGGTGAAAGAGCTTGCAGAACGTGTTGCTAGTTATGTACATTTATGCACGCTTTACTGGTGGCTCAG GCCTTTCGGATGTGGGGTGATCCTCGGAGGCTATGATAGAGATGGACCGCAACTCTACATGGTTGAGCCGTCTGGTGTCTCCTAT AGGTACTTTGGTGCTGCTATTGGGAAGGGCAGACAAGCTGCAAAGAC AGAAATTGAAAAGTTGAAGCTCTCTGAAATGACGTGTCGGCAGGGAGTAATCGAGGTGGCCAAAAT AATTTACGGAGTACATGATGAGGCAAAGGACAAGGCATTTGAACTGGAGATGAGCTGGGTGTGTGATGAGTCTAACCGACAGCATCAGAAG GTTCCTAGTGATCTGTTAGAGGAAGCGAAGGCTGCAGCCAAAGCTGCACTTGAAGAGATGGATGCAGACTAG
- the LOC132049335 gene encoding COP9 signalosome complex subunit 2-like isoform X2: protein MGSDADMEDYGFEYSDEEPEEQDVDIENQYYNSKGLVETDPEGALEGFAEVVRMEPEKAEWGFKALKQTVKIHYRLGRYKEMMDAYREMLTYIKSAVTRNYSEKCINNIMDFVSGSAGQNFGLLREFYETTLKALEEAKNERLWFKTNLKLCNIWFDLGEYGKMNKILKELHRSCQKPDGTDDQKKGTQLLEVYAIEIQMYTETKNNKKLKELYGKALTIKSAIPHPRIMGIIRECGGKMHMAQRQWAEAATDFFEAFKNYDEAGNHRRIQCLKYLVLANMLMESQVNPFDGQEAKPYKNDPEILAMTNLIAAYQRNEILEFEKILKSNRRTIMDDPFIRNYIEDLLKNIRTQVLLKLIKPYTRIRIPFISKELNVPEDDVETLLVSLILDNRIQGHIDQVNKLLEHSDRSKGMKKYTAIDKWNTQFHSLYQTISNRVG from the exons ATGGGTTCAG ATGCTGATATGGAGGATTATGGATTTGAGTATTCGGATGAGGAGCCTGAAGAGCAGGATGTTGACATTGAGAATCAGTATTACAATTCAAAAg GTTTGGTTGAGACGGATCCGGAGGGTGCGCTGGAAGGATTTGCCGAGGTGGTACGTATGGAACCTGAGAAGGCAGAATG GGGTTTTAAAGCTCTTAAGCAGACAGTCAAAATTCATTATCGTTTAGGGAGGTATAAGGAGATGATGGACGCTTACAGGGAAATGCTTACTTATATTAAATCAGCAGTAACACGAAATTACAGCGAGAAGTGTATAAACAACATCATGGATTTTGTATCTGGCTCAGCTGGTCAGAACTTTGGGTTGTTGCGGGAGTTCTACGAAACCACACTGAAAGCCCTTGAAGAGGCTAAAAATGAA AGGTTGTGGTTTAAGACAAATCTTAAGCTTTGCAATATCTGGTTTGACTTGGGAGAGTATGGTAAAATGAACAAG ATTTTGAAGGAGCTTCACAGATCTTGTCAAAAACCTGATGGCACTGATGATCAAAAGAAGGGGACTCAGCTCCTGGAGGTTTATGCTATTGAAATTCAAATGTACACTGAGACAAAGAATAACAAAAAGCTGAAG GAATTGTATGGGAAGGCTCTTACAATCAAATCAGCTATCCCCCATCCTAGAATAATGGGAATAATTCGTGAGTGCGGTGGGAAAATGCATATGGCACAAAGACAGTGGGCAGAGGCAGCTACTGACTTTTTTGAAGCTTTTAAGAACTATGATGAAGCTGGTAATCACCGGCGCATCCAGTGCCTGAA ATACTTAGTACTGGCCAACATGCTTATGGAATCACAAGTGAATCCATTTGATGGGCAGGAGGCAAAACC GTACAAAAATGACCCAGAGATCTTGGCCATGACAAATTTGATCGCTGCATATCAACGAAATGAGATattggaatttgagaaaatccTTAAG AGCAATAGAAGAACCATCATGGATGATCCATTCATTAGAAATTATATAGAGGACTTGTTGAAGAATATAAGGACTCAAGTGTTGCTGAAACTCATTAAACCATATACACGGATCAGGATTCCTTTCATATCGAAG GAGCTCAACGTACCAGAAGATGATGTCGAAACGTTATTGGTGTCGTTGATATTGGATAACCGGATTCAAGGTCATATCGACCAAGTAAACAAATTGTTGGAGCATAGCGACAG GTCAAAGGGGATGAAGAAGTATACAGCTATAGATAAATGGAACACACAATTTCACTCTCTTTATCAAACCATTAGCAATAGAGTGGGCTAA
- the LOC132049335 gene encoding COP9 signalosome complex subunit 2-like isoform X1 → MEDYGYSQVSAKFDQDFYEIMFLVYIYNKKMKICHMGFGSLCIYSYYLYLLDADMEDYGFEYSDEEPEEQDVDIENQYYNSKGLVETDPEGALEGFAEVVRMEPEKAEWGFKALKQTVKIHYRLGRYKEMMDAYREMLTYIKSAVTRNYSEKCINNIMDFVSGSAGQNFGLLREFYETTLKALEEAKNERLWFKTNLKLCNIWFDLGEYGKMNKILKELHRSCQKPDGTDDQKKGTQLLEVYAIEIQMYTETKNNKKLKELYGKALTIKSAIPHPRIMGIIRECGGKMHMAQRQWAEAATDFFEAFKNYDEAGNHRRIQCLKYLVLANMLMESQVNPFDGQEAKPYKNDPEILAMTNLIAAYQRNEILEFEKILKSNRRTIMDDPFIRNYIEDLLKNIRTQVLLKLIKPYTRIRIPFISKELNVPEDDVETLLVSLILDNRIQGHIDQVNKLLEHSDRSKGMKKYTAIDKWNTQFHSLYQTISNRVG, encoded by the exons atggaagattatggatATTCCCAAGTTTCTGCTAAATTTGATCAggatttttatgaaataatgtttttggtgtatatatacaataaaaagatgaaaatttGTCACATGGGTTTTGGTTCTTTATGTATATACTCATATTATTTGTACTTGTTAGATGCTGATATGGAGGATTATGGATTTGAGTATTCGGATGAGGAGCCTGAAGAGCAGGATGTTGACATTGAGAATCAGTATTACAATTCAAAAg GTTTGGTTGAGACGGATCCGGAGGGTGCGCTGGAAGGATTTGCCGAGGTGGTACGTATGGAACCTGAGAAGGCAGAATG GGGTTTTAAAGCTCTTAAGCAGACAGTCAAAATTCATTATCGTTTAGGGAGGTATAAGGAGATGATGGACGCTTACAGGGAAATGCTTACTTATATTAAATCAGCAGTAACACGAAATTACAGCGAGAAGTGTATAAACAACATCATGGATTTTGTATCTGGCTCAGCTGGTCAGAACTTTGGGTTGTTGCGGGAGTTCTACGAAACCACACTGAAAGCCCTTGAAGAGGCTAAAAATGAA AGGTTGTGGTTTAAGACAAATCTTAAGCTTTGCAATATCTGGTTTGACTTGGGAGAGTATGGTAAAATGAACAAG ATTTTGAAGGAGCTTCACAGATCTTGTCAAAAACCTGATGGCACTGATGATCAAAAGAAGGGGACTCAGCTCCTGGAGGTTTATGCTATTGAAATTCAAATGTACACTGAGACAAAGAATAACAAAAAGCTGAAG GAATTGTATGGGAAGGCTCTTACAATCAAATCAGCTATCCCCCATCCTAGAATAATGGGAATAATTCGTGAGTGCGGTGGGAAAATGCATATGGCACAAAGACAGTGGGCAGAGGCAGCTACTGACTTTTTTGAAGCTTTTAAGAACTATGATGAAGCTGGTAATCACCGGCGCATCCAGTGCCTGAA ATACTTAGTACTGGCCAACATGCTTATGGAATCACAAGTGAATCCATTTGATGGGCAGGAGGCAAAACC GTACAAAAATGACCCAGAGATCTTGGCCATGACAAATTTGATCGCTGCATATCAACGAAATGAGATattggaatttgagaaaatccTTAAG AGCAATAGAAGAACCATCATGGATGATCCATTCATTAGAAATTATATAGAGGACTTGTTGAAGAATATAAGGACTCAAGTGTTGCTGAAACTCATTAAACCATATACACGGATCAGGATTCCTTTCATATCGAAG GAGCTCAACGTACCAGAAGATGATGTCGAAACGTTATTGGTGTCGTTGATATTGGATAACCGGATTCAAGGTCATATCGACCAAGTAAACAAATTGTTGGAGCATAGCGACAG GTCAAAGGGGATGAAGAAGTATACAGCTATAGATAAATGGAACACACAATTTCACTCTCTTTATCAAACCATTAGCAATAGAGTGGGCTAA
- the LOC132049333 gene encoding proteasome subunit alpha type-3 isoform X2 gives MSSIGTGYDLSVTTFSPDGRVFQIEYAGKAVDNSGTVVGIKCKDGIVLGVEKLIASKMMLPGSNRRIHSVHRHSGMAVAGLAADGRQIVARTKSEATSFESVYGEPIPVKELAERVASYVHLCTLYWWLRPFGCGVILGGYDRDGPQLYMVEPSGVSYRYFGAAIGKGRQAAKTEIEKLKLSEMTCRQGVIEVAKIIYGVHDEITILAL, from the exons ATGAGCAGCATTGGAACTGGTTATGACCTGTCAGTTACAACATTCTCGCCTGACGGCAGAGTATTTCAGATCGAATACGCCGGAAAAGCTGTAGACAACAGTGGTACTGTTGTTGGTATCAAATGCAAAGATGGAATCGTATtg GGAGTTGAGAAGCTGATTGCATCAAAAATGATGTTGCCCGGATCTAATCGAAGGATTCACTCCGTTCATCGTCATTCTGGCATG GCTGTTGCAGGGCTGGCTGCAGATGGGAGGCAAATTGTTGCCCGCACAAAATCTGAAGCAACCAGCTTTGAAAG TGTATATGGTGAACCAATTCCGGTGAAAGAGCTTGCAGAACGTGTTGCTAGTTATGTACATTTATGCACGCTTTACTGGTGGCTCAG GCCTTTCGGATGTGGGGTGATCCTCGGAGGCTATGATAGAGATGGACCGCAACTCTACATGGTTGAGCCGTCTGGTGTCTCCTAT AGGTACTTTGGTGCTGCTATTGGGAAGGGCAGACAAGCTGCAAAGAC AGAAATTGAAAAGTTGAAGCTCTCTGAAATGACGTGTCGGCAGGGAGTAATCGAGGTGGCCAAAAT AATTTACGGAGTACATGATGAGATCACAATCTTAGCTTTATAA
- the LOC132049334 gene encoding uncharacterized protein LOC132049334 codes for MEGGSPDRESMESGTKKSSISSDGRTQDRKEFLRRFADSESLIRNLKTWYEVVTENSPHGEPPFDVPFELIDLQKFDFALEGVPFQQLIRMPRAIYDSASGAVEATAYLALEDFLHASMKGLWEAFWGQDEPPPFYVSSIYSSNLRFYQAEKAIAKGRVVGLCATAIMLKNPKHPQGKWDDVLQLAILRPDIGNRATVENDCKPSLSVLGEALFFTIRVLLARSLSRYNIPLSLNSVFVLLIDSQYGGVMKVEGDITKLEMDVNDVYGCAAEWIQNNALITISPVDRIWTKLGNANWGDIGALQVLFATFHSITQYAGMSKNSIEDLAADHSSRLQARRIERQLWDSRSNGNGLFLLEQHSASPEIIEVHEESVRLVPVKSMKLEVGSVLLMEDSNWQKGYQITEVLTDGEIPYYVASPVEDPGKALFLYVGSHPSQLEPAWEDMKLWYQVQRQTKILKIMKQNGLSSKYLPQLSASGRIIHPGQCRRLNGGNCDYPWCRTPILVTSSVGITVADMVREGQFGKDEAIRCCHDCLSALSAAASAGIRHGDIRPENVIFVTSGVRQPYFVLVGWGHAILEERDRPAMNLHFSSTYALQEGKLCSASDAESLVYMLYFSSGGDMPDLDSVEGALQWRETSWSRRLIHHKLGDISTVLKAFADYVDSLCGTAYRLDYDIWLRRLERHIREEDHGKEIVTSS; via the exons ATGGAAG GTGGATCTCCAGATCGAGAATCCATGGAATCTGGGACAAAAAAGTCCAGTATTTCTTCAGATGGGAGGACCCAAGATCGAAAAGAATTTCTCCGTAGGTTTGCAGATAGCGAAAGCCTGATTAGAAACCTTAAGACATGGTATGAAGTGGTAACCGAAAATTCACCACACGGGGAACCTCCTTTTGATGTTCCTTTTGAATTAATAGATCTTCAAAAGTTTGATTTTGCTTTGGAAGGAGTTCCATTTCAGCAGCTGATTCGAATGCCTAGAGCGATCTATGACTCAGCTTCTGGTGCTGTGGAAGCAACTGCTTATCTTGCCCTTGAAGATTTTCTACATGCAAGTATGAAAGGTTTATGGGAAGCATTTTGGGGTCAGGATGAACCTCCGCCTTTCTATGTTTCTAGTATCTACAGTTCAAACTTGAGATTCTACCAGGCTGAGAAAGCTATTGCTAAAGGGAGAGTTGTAGGGCTTTGTGCTACAGCTATAATGCTAAAGAACCCAAAGCATCCACAAGGGAAGTGGGATGATGTTTTGCAACTCGCTATTCTAAGGCCTGATATTGGTAACCGTGCTACAGTAGAGAATGACTGTAAGCCTTCTCTCTCAGTTTTAGGTGAAGCTTTATTCTTCACGATACGTGTATTGCTTGCAAGAAGCCTCAGCAGATACAATATTCCTCTCAGTTTGAATTCTGTTTTTGTACTTTTAATTGACTCACAGTATGGTGGGGTTATGAAAGTTGAAGGAGATATAACCAAGTTGGAAATGGATGTGAATGACGTTTATGGTTGTGCTGCTGAATGGATACAAAATAATGCTTTAATTACAATCTCCCCCGTTGATAGAATCTGGACCAAGCTTGGAAATGCTAACTGGGGAGATATTGGTGCTTTACAGGTACTTTTTGCTACTTTCCACTCGATCACTCAGTACGCTGGAATGTCAAAGAACTCAATTGAAGATTTGGCTGCGGACCACAGTTCTCGTCTTCAAGCAAGAAGAATTGAAAGGCAATTGTGGGATAGCAGGTCGAATGGAAATGGTTTATTTCTCCTCGAGCAGCATAGTGCTTCACCTGAGATTATAGAAGTGCATGAAGAATCTGTCAGGTTGGTACCTGTGAAGTCAATGAAGCTGGAAGTAGGCTCCGTCTTGCTGATGGAAGATTCAAATTGGCAGAAGGGTTATCAGATCACTGAAGTCCTTACTGACGGAGAGATTCCGTATTATGTCGCATCTCCTGTTGAAGATCCAGGTAAGGCTTTATTTCTGTATGTAGGTTCGCATCCTTCTCAGCTGGAACCAGCATGGGAGGATATGAAGCTATGGTATCAAGTTCAGAGGCAAACTAAGATATTAAAAATTATGAAACAAAATGGTTTATCTAGCAAATATCTGCCTCAATTGAGTGCATCTGGTCGGATTATTCACCCTGGCCAGTGCAGGAGACTAAATGGTGGTAATTGTGATTACCCATGGTGTAGGACCCCTATTCTAGTGACTAGCTCAGTGGGCATAACAGTTGCTGATATGGTGAGAGAGGGCCAATTTGGTAAAGATGAGGCTATTAGGTGTTGCCATGACTGCCTATCTGCCCTTTCAGCAGCTGCCTCAGCTGGCATTCGGCATGGTGACATCAGACCTGAGAATGTTATTTTTGTTACATCTGGTGTGAGGCAGCCATATTTTGTTCTTGTTGGTTGGGGACATGCTATTTTAGAAGAGAGGGATCGTCCTGCAATGAATCTCCATTTCTCCTCTACGTATGCTCTTCAAGAAGGAAAATTGTGTTCAGCTTCTGATGCTGAGAGCCTGGTTTACATGCTCTACTTTTCGTCTGGTGGTGATATGCCTGATCTGGATTCAGTTGAAGGGGCATTGCAATGGAGGGAAACCTCTTGGTCAAGAAGGTTAATCCACCATAAGCTTGGAGATATTTCTACAGTCTTGAAAGCATTTGCAGATTATGTTGACAGCCTTTGTGGAACGGCCTATCGTTTGGATTATGATATCTGGCTTAGAAGGTTAGAGAGACATATTCGTGAAGAAGATCATGGAAAGGAGATTGTTACATCaagttaa